Below is a window of Manis javanica isolate MJ-LG chromosome 2, MJ_LKY, whole genome shotgun sequence DNA.
TGCTGCTTCCCTGGGGGTCCAGAGCTTCAGAAGTGAGGACCTCACCCAGCACATACATGTTTAAAGCCGTTTAATCTTGggctttctttaaataaaacagaaacattgCAGCTTTCCCACTGTGGCTATAAGGCAGACAACAGCGTGGAGCAGGCGAGGAATCAGGGGTGTTACCGAGCTCCTAGCCCCAGCTGCTCCGGCCTGACCCCTGTGCAGGAGTGACCCCACGCCCAGGGCCGTGATCCCAGTGTCCCCTGCCAGCCAGGGAGCTAGGCCAGGAGACAGAGCCCCAGGCAGGGTGCACCCAGGGCCCTTGGTGCGCTTGGAGGCTCTGGGCTAGTTCCTGCTTCTCTCAGGCTCCCCTTGTTCCAGCTGAAAGGCAAGGGATTGCGTGGCCTTGGCCAGCATCTCTGCAGCCTGGTGACCCTGTCAGGGAGTCACACAAGCAAAGCCATggagcccctccccagggctAGACCATCAAGGGGGCAGCACAGTAGAAAGGAAAGAATTGACAGAAGGGCAGCATGTGGGAGAAGGTCAGCCCCAGTGGGAGGGCAGACAACTGAGGAACTgtaggcccagagagggcagcgGTCTTCCCACAGTCACACAGCGTGGCCATGTGGGCATCAAGGGGTGCAGATGGGCAAAAGTGGGAGCAAAGGGTACTCAGGCAGACCctactccctgctccattccctCCTTGGCAGCAGGCCCAACTGGGACACCTCCAGTGACAGGAAGCTTACCCCCTCCACATTTGACCTATGTCATCTGGGCTGACTGGTCCTAGTACGCGTtctggccctgcccccaccccagggggAGCCCAGGTGCTCTTCCTTCAGTCTGCCCCCTGACTTCCCAGACTCTGCCCCCCTCCCTGGCAGGCAGAGATTTGCCTTAAAATGCTGCGCTGACCCTCCGTGGCTCCTCACTGTACCTGGATCAGGCCCTGACCCACTCCAGGACTGCTCAGGTGCCACCCTGCCATGCCCCCCAAGTAGCTCAGACTCCGGGCTCTGTGCTCAGGATCGCTCTAGCTGACCCCTCTGCTCCAAGCATTCTTGGGACTTGGGCCCATGGAAGCATGGCTTCACCTGCAGGGTGAAGTTGGCCCCCTGACTGCCTCCCCCAACAGCCCACATGCCAAGAGCCCTGGGCCTCCCAATTTGCCCACTGTCCCCATCctgagggcagagctgggtgggGCATCTGTGTCACCCCATCCCaagcccagcgtggggccaggcaCAGAGGGGTATCAAtaatggggttgggggagggcctgAGTGTGTGAAGTGGGCTGGGCTGGTCGAAGGCCAGTATGGCTTGGACAAAGCCCAGCCCGGCCAGCCCATTCTGCACCCGACCCCCTGGCAGGTGGGGATGGGTGGACAACTGCCCCAGGTGGAGGCTGGTGGGCAGGGTGTGGTGGTCACTGGTCCTTGACGACGTCACTGAGCCCACTCTCGGCCCGGAGCAGCTGGCTGCTGGCTTCGTTGTAAGCGATCCAGTGCTGCAGGTCTTCCGGAAGCTCAGGGGGCTCCACCTGCAGGAGGAGGGGTGAGACTCTGTGGGCCCCCTGCTGCCACAGGGGTACAGGGACGGGTGCCCAGCCAGGTTGCCGCCACCACACTGGGCCTCTGCTCAGGCTGTGCCCCAGACCCAGGTGCCCCTTCCCTGATGCCCTCATGGCCCCTCAGCACTTGCACTTCCTCCATCCTAGCTGCCAAGACGCCACCTCCTCTTTACCAGACCTGTGTCCCCCACAGGGATGTGCCTGAACCCTCCGTGTAGCTCCAGAACCCAGGCAAAAGCCCCTGGGGCTGGCTGGTTGGAGAGGGCGGCAGcaggcaggagccaggaggcCCAGGGAGCCAGAGGCCATCAGGGTCCCCAGAGAAGggggtgtggggcagggaggtggcCGGCAGGACCGCTCTGCCAGCAAAAGGCTTAGCAGGGACTGTGAGCCCCTCTCCTTCTCAAGTACAGCAGAAAAGCTGGGCTTTTCCCCAGCTCTGCTCCAGGCCTGACCACTGCActgcctcccctgcccactcAGCCACAGCAGCTGTCCCCGGCCTTCTCAGGGCATCAGGACGGTCAGACAAAGGTGCTCCCACCTGGAGCCCTGCCCTTCCCTGCAGATAGGGTAGCTGCCCAAGTCACATGGCCAGTCTGGGCCTAGGCTCTGCTCAATGTCCAGGCCTGGCTCTTGGGAGCCTGTCctcccagcccagctgtaaaaaccAGATCAAGACTCAGCTCCTGCCCAGCTCTACTCCCAAGGCCAGACTGCCCCACACCAGCCTTTCAGCAAACAGGATCCCTGGGCACTGCACTCAGCCTGCCCCATACTATACCTGAAACTCCACttgcccactccccaccccccaggctcAGGCTGCAAACTGGACAGCTCCTGGCCATCAGCCACCCTCCTGCTCACAGCTGGGCATCTGCAGGGTATCCCTGCCATGCGGTGGCATCGGCCTTCTCATCTGTCACGTGGACCTCGCCTGTCCCCCGAGACCCTCCTAGCCCGTGCCTGCCCACATCACTCGCACCTGCCCTTGCAGGAAAGCCTCCCCATTTCTGCTCTCCCCACCTTTTGATCCCAGCTCACAGCCCATCAATTAAAAGCCTTGATGGCCAGCCACTACCTGTGCTGGCCATCCCCTCCTGGGCCACCCCCCTCCTGACACACCAAGGGTCACACAGAACAACCCCCATCCCTATGGGGTAGGAGGAGATCGAGGCCCTTTGGGTAGTTCCTGACTCAATCAGGAAACCAGGGCTGTGTCTGGGGCCCGTCGTGCAGCCTGGGGCAGTCCCATTACCACAGGgagttttctttttagtttaccCGCTTCTGATACAAGGGAAAGGCTGGCCTCTCATGATTAGAGAAAGGCTGTGTCCCTCCTCTGCTCAGGAGGTGCCTGTCCAAGGCCAGAGAGGACAGCGCCCTGCCTGAGGGCATCCAGGGATTGGGGCAGGCCCTGGCAACCATCGCAGCAGCGACACCCTGTCTGTCCCCAGGGCCCAGTTGCCATGCTGCAGGAGCCAGCTATGCTGTGCTGTGTTGGTGGGGACCAGGCCCTGAGCAGGGGCCTGGAGCCCAGGCTGGTGCTGCAGTCCTCTTCTCTGCAACCGGAAAAGGCACAAAGCAAGTAGCTCCCCAGGGCTTACTTCCCCAAACTCGGGTGATGGTGGCCCAGCCCCTCAGCTCCAAACTGTGtgctgtggggagggggtgtCTCAGGTCCTTGGGAGCTGCCAGCATCCTCCTCCACTGACAACCCCCATCCTATGCTCAGAACCAAAGACCAGAGAGGGTGGCTCTGAACCCCAAGCCACACAGTGGCACCAGGACTTAAGACTTCTGTAAGAGGCCTGTTCTGGGCTTCCTTGTTCTGAAAAAGCTGGAGGGTAGGGTGTGAAGCCCTGAGGGGTCAAATTAAGAAACGGCAGAAGGGAGCATGCAAAGCCCGTCTATGAGGAGTTAATTCAGGAACCCTGGAACATCCCAGGAAGAATGGAATCAGTCCAGGAGGCCCTGGGTCCCAAGGAAAGGGCTGATGCTCTACTCGGCAGGAAAGGGGCACCCCAAGAGGTGTAGGTAACAGAGCCCTCTCACCCGGGGACAGGGCAGGAGGCCTCGGGATCCCGCGTGGGGCGTGCACCCGGGGACAGGGGTGCTCACCCTGCGTTTGCACAGGTGCTGCACGACGCGCTCCGGGGAGGTGCCCAGCACGTGCTGGCGGGAGCGTAGCAGCGCGCAAACGAAGCCGTCGCGCAGGCTAATGAAGCGCGCCTCCAGGTAGAAGGCTCGGCCATCCCAGCCCAGTAGGCGGGTGCGCACCTCGAAAGGCTCCAGCAGGCGCAGCGAGCGGCGGTAGCGCGCGCACGAAGCCGCCAACACTGCGCGCGCCCCGAGCTCATGGAGCGCCCCAAGCACGCCGCAGCGGGCAAGGTGCGCAGCGCGCGCCACATCAGCCTCGCGCAGGTAGCGCGCGTTGTTCATGTGCAGCAGCAGGTCCAAATCCGAGGGCAGCACACGACCCGCGTAGCTCTGCTCGGCCAGCAGGTCGCGGACGCGCGGCTGCAGCAGGCGCGCGCGCAGCACTGCGCACGGCACGCGCACCAGGTACCATCCGTCCAGCAGTGCGAAATAGGCGAGCGCCAGGGCCAGCAACGCCACGAGCAGCGCCAGCATCGCGGCGGCGGCTGCAGCAGCGGGGAAGGCGGCAGTCCAGATTGCGGAAGAGCACGCGGCGCTGGTGCCTGCGTCCACCGGGTCCGCCTGGAAACCGGCGACAGCAGCGCGGCCGGAACGAACCACCTCGCGAGGCCGGCTCGGGGGACGCGCTGGAGGCcgcagccccgccccgccccgacCCCTGCGCGCTCAGTGGTTCGTCCCGCCGGCGCGCCTTCGCTTTTCGCCGGCGGGCAGGGCGCGGGCACCACAGCGGCACCTGGCG
It encodes the following:
- the THEM6 gene encoding protein THEM6 isoform X1, with amino-acid sequence MLALLVALLALALAYFALLDGWYLVRVPCAVLRARLLQPRVRDLLAEQSYAGRVLPSDLDLLLHMNNARYLREADVARAAHLARCGVLGALHELGARAVLAASCARYRRSLRLLEPFEVRTRLLGWDGRAFYLEARFISLRDGFVCALLRSRQHVLGTSPERVVQHLCKRRVEPPELPEDLQHWIAYNEASSQLLRAESGLSDVVKDQ
- the THEM6 gene encoding protein THEM6 isoform X2, producing the protein MLALLVALLALALAYFALLDGWYLVRVPCAVLRARLLQPRVRDLLAEQSYAGRVLPSDLDLLLHMNNARYLREADVARAAHLARCGVLGALHELGARAVLAASCARYRRSLRLLEPFEVEPPELPEDLQHWIAYNEASSQLLRAESGLSDVVKDQ